From the Salvia hispanica cultivar TCC Black 2014 unplaced genomic scaffold, UniMelb_Shisp_WGS_1.0 HiC_scaffold_781, whole genome shotgun sequence genome, one window contains:
- the LOC125200035 gene encoding uncharacterized protein LOC125200035 encodes MKGATPGRKRKAPPQETLPTQDNPLRSRCPTRLSSAAPVFFPISARSITPSLVFRPALRVLRQPESPVSPDPLIQHTTDTDGLCATNTSQAEVPQQGLDGHFQPLPDMSAVIQKSKTHDDPSSISCLNSTEFSTGHKENAEEVKTEIADISSESNVNSSQLDGDCHFQLPWKTAVGPEDDADKIEASENNVVPPQRDVDGQFQPPGVVVPHDEHILTKCKTYDGPSTNNRCLSASRSLNLTEFAKRPKDDDDEDGVESALCIRGHKVKPEIAALVGAIFDKYGDITAESRVKSPSIIVSLFLERLCNIYQRLKQRKLAEIAYAEINEMLDELYHYEKQKFNVRWILEKVERIYEANKDAEKYLLVKEKAAKCREANERIEEVIEMNERHIALIQKKIAAAKREKEGNEAMAKECTMMAMDIRAGIKALAAQSLVQGLL; translated from the exons ATGAAAGGAGCAACACcaggaagaaagagaaaagcaCCACCCCAAGAAACCCTTCCTACTCAG GACAATCCTTTGCGTTCTAGGTGCCCAACGAGACTGTCGTCAGCCGCTCCAGTGTTTTTCCCTATATCTGCGCGAAGCATCACCCCAAGCCTCGTCTTTAGACCAGCGTTACGAGTTCTCAGACAACCTGAGTCACCGGTCTCTCCTGATCCTCTCATTCAGCACACCACGGATACGGATGGCCTCTGCGCCACAAACACTTCACAAGCTGAAGTGCCTCAGCAAGGCTTAGATGGCCATTTTCAGCCTCTACCGGATATGTCAGCAGTCATCCAGAAGAGCAAAACACACGATGATCCCTCGAGCATTTCGTGTTTGAACTCCACAGAGTTTTCTACAGGCCACAAAGAGAATGCAGAGGAAGTGAAGACAGAGATTGCTGATATCTCTTCTGAGAGCAATGTCAATTCTTCTCAACTCGACGGAGATTGCCATTTTCAGCTTCCGTGGAAGACTGCTGTAGGGCCCGAAGATGATGCAGACAAAATTGAGGCTTCTGAGAACAATGTCGTGCCTCCTCAACGCGACGTGGATGGCCAATTTCAGCCTCCGGGGGTGGTGGTGCCACACGACGAGCATATCCTAACGAAGTGCAAAACCTACGATGGTCCTTCAACCAACAACCGCTGCCTTAGCGCCTCCCGTAGCCTTAACTTGACAGAGTTTGCTAAAAGGCCTaaagatgatgatgacgaAGATGGAGTGGAGTCTGCTCTGTGCATCCGTGGCCACAAAGTGAAGCCGGAGATTGCTGCTTTAGTTGGAGCTATATTCGACAAGTATGGTGATATCACTGCAGAGAGCAGAGTCAAGTCTCCTTCCATCATCGTCTCCCTCTTCCTCGAGCGCCTGTGCAACATATACCAAAGGCTCAAGCAGAGGAAGCTGGCTGAAATCGCGTACGCTGAGATAAACGAAATGCTTGACGAGCTCTACCATTATGAGAAGCAGAAGTTCAACGTGCGGTGGATTCTCGAGAAGGTGGAGAGGATTTACGAGGCAAACAAGGATGCTGAGAAATACTTGTTGGTGAAGGAAAAGGCAGCAAAGTGCAGGGAGGCTAATGAGAGGATTGAGGAGGTGATAGAAATGAATGAGAGACATATTGCATTGATTCAAAAGAAGATAGCAGCAGCAAAGAGGGAGAAGGAAGGGAATGAGGCAATGGCCAAGGAATGCACAATGATGGCTATGGATATCAGGGCTGGAATAAAAGCTCTTGCAGCTCAGTCATTGGTGCAAGGTCTTCTTTAG